In Fluviicola taffensis DSM 16823, the following are encoded in one genomic region:
- a CDS encoding IS1182 family transposase, with protein sequence MKFIQGKDRNQTEFFCLDQAVSEDNEVRLIDLFVGAIKLSDYGFDMSFIENGRPAYHPADLLKLFIYGYLNRVRSSRQLEKECKRNIELMWLMKGLAPDHNTIANFRKDNPRAIRKVFHATVSLAKNFELIGGKLLAGDGTKLRAQNSKKNNFNEKKIERHIAYIDDKLNEYSAILASEDNDLTAEKKQEINAKIDKHKQYKNKYEAYKKQLDETGQVQISTSDPDSRQMIVRNNITEVAYNVQSTVDAKHNIPIDFKVTNKNDSKAMGAMARRAKTILGKSDFTILFDKGYHTGTEFDYAHKQGVEVLVAFPDVASHAPDISFDVEHFNYNKERDEYTCPAGELLTTNGRWYNKASGKTINRVKHYKTKACLTCSLFEKCTRNKTGRFIERSEHMDLIDANKKRLQRNMETYRKRQAIVEHPFGVIKRQWDFYYVMTKKTMKHATADVGLIFTCYNLRRIFNLLDQNTLKNFLRELGFLFLILSSHFKTICEDFKERIYSETFCETSYTALLKQVYLSKKQIV encoded by the coding sequence ATGAAATTCATTCAAGGAAAAGATCGAAATCAGACAGAGTTTTTCTGTTTAGATCAAGCGGTTTCAGAAGACAATGAAGTGCGATTAATCGATTTGTTTGTTGGAGCCATAAAGCTTTCAGATTATGGTTTCGATATGTCGTTTATAGAGAACGGTCGGCCAGCTTACCACCCCGCTGATTTATTGAAACTCTTTATTTATGGGTATTTGAACCGTGTTCGTTCATCCCGACAATTGGAAAAGGAATGCAAACGTAATATTGAACTGATGTGGCTCATGAAAGGTTTGGCGCCCGACCACAATACGATTGCCAATTTTAGAAAAGATAACCCAAGAGCTATCCGAAAAGTGTTTCATGCAACGGTTTCGCTTGCCAAAAACTTTGAATTGATTGGTGGAAAATTACTGGCTGGTGATGGAACCAAGTTGCGTGCACAGAACTCGAAGAAAAACAACTTTAACGAAAAGAAAATTGAGCGTCATATTGCTTATATTGACGACAAACTCAATGAATACAGTGCTATCCTGGCAAGTGAAGACAATGATTTAACAGCGGAGAAAAAGCAGGAAATCAACGCTAAAATCGATAAGCACAAGCAGTACAAGAACAAATACGAAGCATATAAAAAGCAACTCGACGAAACTGGACAAGTACAAATTTCAACTTCCGATCCCGACAGCAGACAAATGATTGTGCGCAATAACATAACTGAGGTGGCATATAATGTTCAATCGACCGTTGATGCAAAACACAACATTCCAATTGATTTTAAGGTCACCAATAAAAACGATTCAAAAGCCATGGGTGCAATGGCTCGCAGGGCTAAAACCATTCTTGGAAAATCAGATTTCACAATACTTTTCGATAAAGGCTATCATACTGGAACCGAATTCGATTACGCACACAAACAAGGGGTAGAAGTATTGGTAGCTTTCCCTGATGTTGCTTCACATGCTCCAGATATTTCCTTTGATGTAGAACATTTCAACTACAATAAGGAGCGCGATGAATATACCTGTCCAGCTGGAGAGTTGCTCACCACAAACGGTCGTTGGTACAACAAGGCAAGCGGGAAAACGATCAACCGCGTAAAACACTATAAAACAAAAGCTTGTTTGACATGCAGTCTTTTTGAAAAATGCACACGCAATAAAACGGGGCGTTTCATCGAGCGTTCGGAACACATGGATTTAATTGACGCAAACAAAAAACGACTTCAACGAAACATGGAAACTTACCGCAAACGACAAGCAATCGTGGAACATCCGTTCGGTGTCATAAAGCGTCAATGGGATTTTTATTATGTGATGACTAAAAAGACAATGAAACATGCAACTGCAGATGTTGGATTGATTTTTACCTGCTACAATTTGCGTCGAATATTCAATTTACTTGACCAAAATACACTCAAAAATTTCTTAAGAGAACTTGGTTTTCTATTTTTGATTCTGAGCAGCCATTTCAAGACGATTTGCGAAGATTTTAAAGAAAGGATTTACTCCGAAACATTTTGTGAAACAAGTTATACAGCGCTCTTAAAACAGGTATATTTATCCAAAAAACAGATTGTTTAG
- a CDS encoding MBL fold metallo-hydrolase, giving the protein MKEIHHLNCVKIISPINDNVCGHCLLVNENGRLILIDTGIGLLDTLNPSERIGQQLIELVGYRFDENQTAVRQIEELGLDPKNVTDCIISHLDNDHIGGLADFPSATVHVSEEELNNFHSNNPRYLELPLAHMPTIKTYQKSDVNWFGFEARKISANIETEIYLIPLFGHTLGHCGVALKTDNNWLFYIADAYYMKVELTNEKHPVNELAKMRADDNNLRLTTLGKIRKLAIDHPEIEIFGYHDIEEFKLYKN; this is encoded by the coding sequence ATGAAAGAAATACATCATTTAAACTGCGTAAAAATTATTTCACCAATTAACGATAATGTTTGCGGACATTGTTTGTTAGTAAATGAAAATGGAAGGCTTATTCTTATTGACACGGGTATTGGACTATTAGATACCCTAAACCCATCTGAAAGAATTGGGCAACAATTAATTGAGCTTGTAGGTTATCGTTTTGACGAAAATCAAACTGCGGTGCGGCAAATAGAAGAATTAGGGCTAGACCCTAAAAACGTAACAGACTGTATCATCTCACATTTAGACAATGATCACATTGGTGGATTAGCAGATTTTCCCTCAGCGACGGTTCACGTTAGTGAGGAAGAATTAAACAATTTCCATTCAAACAATCCAAGATATTTGGAACTCCCTTTGGCACATATGCCAACCATTAAGACGTACCAGAAATCAGATGTCAATTGGTTCGGTTTTGAAGCAAGAAAAATTAGTGCCAACATTGAAACTGAAATTTATCTTATTCCTCTCTTTGGGCATACGCTTGGACATTGCGGTGTTGCATTAAAAACAGATAACAATTGGCTGTTTTATATAGCAGACGCATACTATATGAAAGTGGAACTTACAAATGAGAAGCACCCAGTAAATGAGTTAGCTAAAATGCGAGCAGACGACAATAATTTGAGATTAACAACACTAGGTAAAATTCGTAAACTTGCAATTGACCATCCAGAAATTGAAATTTTTGGATATCATGACATTGAAGAATTTAAACTTTATAAAAATTAA
- a CDS encoding nuclear transport factor 2 family protein, translating into MQRQYFGVIYAGKAENKIDNQTRINMSTQNFAKEWINSWNSHNLEEILSHYSEDIEITTPMIKLATGSDTDILKGKENVANYWKRALDKIPSLHFELYDVTYGVNSIAIYYKSVMNKKAIEVMFFDQNGKVNKMFAHYTE; encoded by the coding sequence ATGCAAAGGCAATATTTTGGGGTTATTTATGCTGGAAAAGCAGAAAATAAAATTGACAATCAAACAAGAATAAATATGAGCACACAAAATTTTGCTAAAGAGTGGATCAATTCCTGGAATTCACATAACCTCGAAGAAATACTATCGCACTATTCTGAGGATATTGAAATTACAACCCCTATGATTAAATTAGCCACCGGTAGTGATACGGACATTTTAAAAGGAAAGGAAAATGTGGCAAATTATTGGAAAAGAGCGCTGGATAAAATACCCAGCCTTCACTTTGAGTTGTATGATGTAACCTATGGTGTTAATTCCATTGCTATATACTATAAGTCAGTAATGAATAAAAAAGCAATTGAAGTGATGTTTTTTGACCAAAATGGGAAAGTAAACAAAATGTTTGCTCATTATACAGAATAA
- a CDS encoding TetR/AcrR family transcriptional regulator has protein sequence MKLDITARQIEIIEASGKILMNKGIAALTTKNLAQEMGFSESALYRHFKDKEAIVSLLIQYLADNINQRFEQILISNISEEEKYLALFKSQFQYFKKNPHFIVIVLSDGLMDSSEIIKNSIVKLIQTNAKSFKTVLENGQKASVFTSAIEADYLVHFIMGAFRLQMLKWKLANFSFDIEKNGMKTMATLLTLIKQ, from the coding sequence ATGAAATTGGACATAACAGCTAGACAAATTGAAATTATAGAAGCGTCTGGTAAAATATTGATGAATAAAGGCATTGCAGCACTTACTACCAAAAATTTAGCACAAGAAATGGGCTTTTCCGAAAGTGCTTTGTATCGCCATTTTAAAGATAAAGAAGCAATTGTTTCGCTTTTGATTCAATATTTGGCAGATAACATAAATCAAAGGTTTGAACAAATTTTGATTTCTAATATCAGCGAAGAAGAAAAATATTTAGCTCTTTTTAAAAGTCAATTTCAATACTTTAAAAAAAATCCTCATTTCATAGTTATTGTTTTATCGGATGGATTGATGGATAGTTCGGAAATCATAAAAAACAGTATTGTAAAATTAATTCAAACCAATGCAAAGTCTTTTAAAACTGTATTAGAAAACGGTCAAAAAGCAAGTGTTTTCACTTCAGCCATCGAAGCAGACTATTTGGTTCATTTTATAATGGGTGCTTTTCGTTTACAAATGCTCAAATGGAAATTAGCCAATTTTAGTTTTGATATTGAAAAAAATGGAATGAAAACAATGGCTACATTATTAACCCTTATAAAACAATAA
- a CDS encoding T9SS type A sorting domain-containing protein has protein sequence MKKVILVTTFILGTFNAFPQIANVQVKFNLPIILSESSGAIFFNDKLITHNDSGNENKLYELDTISGLVARTVNVTNATNIDWEDIAQDETSIYIGDIGNNNGDRTNLKIYKINKIDYLSSTNVTAEIINFNYFDQADFAPTPNNTEWDAEALISIDTNNLILFTKNWVNGTTKAYSIPKNSGTFNVSPLPTTLSSGGRITGATYNPSTEKVYLIGYNSILQPFIWVSENFTNNDVFSGTNTQTSLTSLGFEQTEAITYIGDNSYFITSESFSISSISDNAKLVSFTTNDDILSIKEQVTRVVNVYPNPVKDVLYIDNSEFTSIEIYDSRSALVYRGYNENINVSELNTGLYFVKVNLKDNTYNIKKIIKY, from the coding sequence ATGAAAAAAGTAATCTTAGTAACAACATTTATTTTAGGAACATTCAATGCCTTTCCTCAAATAGCCAACGTTCAAGTAAAGTTTAATTTACCAATAATATTGAGTGAATCATCTGGAGCTATCTTTTTTAATGATAAACTTATTACTCATAATGATTCGGGTAATGAAAATAAACTTTATGAATTAGATACGATTTCTGGATTAGTTGCAAGAACAGTTAACGTTACTAACGCCACCAATATAGATTGGGAAGATATTGCACAAGATGAAACATCAATATATATTGGCGATATAGGCAACAACAATGGAGATAGAACAAATTTAAAAATTTATAAAATAAATAAAATTGATTATCTAAGTTCCACTAATGTAACAGCTGAAATCATAAACTTTAACTATTTCGATCAAGCTGATTTTGCCCCTACCCCTAATAACACAGAATGGGATGCAGAAGCTCTAATTTCTATTGATACAAATAACTTGATTTTGTTTACTAAAAATTGGGTTAATGGCACAACAAAAGCTTACTCAATCCCAAAAAACAGCGGAACATTTAATGTTAGCCCATTACCAACAACTTTATCAAGTGGAGGGAGAATAACAGGAGCTACTTACAATCCATCAACAGAAAAAGTATATTTAATTGGGTATAATTCAATTTTACAACCTTTTATTTGGGTTTCTGAAAACTTCACAAATAATGATGTTTTTTCAGGCACTAATACACAAACATCACTTACTAGCTTAGGGTTTGAGCAAACAGAAGCTATAACATATATTGGAGACAACAGCTATTTTATTACATCCGAATCATTTAGTATCAGTTCCATATCCGATAATGCAAAATTAGTTTCATTTACAACAAATGATGATATTTTATCTATTAAAGAACAGGTAACTAGAGTAGTTAATGTATATCCAAATCCTGTCAAAGATGTGCTTTACATTGACAACTCAGAATTTACTTCAATTGAAATTTATGATTCTAGGTCTGCACTTGTCTATCGAGGATATAACGAAAACATAAATGTTTCAGAGCTTAATACAGGGCTTTATTTTGTTAAGGTTAATTTGAAAGATAATACATATAATATCAAGAAAATAATTAAATATTAA
- a CDS encoding GNAT family N-acetyltransferase, which produces MTVADFPIIRIDRLLLRQFVDSDIENVYKGLSDPEIIKYYGVSYKTLEDTKAQMRFFSDLEKEGTGIWWAVCSLDNKTFYGAGGLNSLSKEHKKAEIGFWLLKEFWGQGVMIEVMPVICNYGFDNLGLHRIEGLVETDNLNCKNAMKKLDFKHEGTMRDCEIKNGKFISLDIYAKLRSE; this is translated from the coding sequence ATGACAGTTGCAGACTTTCCAATTATAAGGATAGATAGACTTTTACTAAGGCAATTTGTTGATAGTGATATAGAAAATGTTTACAAAGGACTTTCAGACCCTGAAATTATTAAATATTACGGAGTTAGTTATAAAACGCTTGAAGACACCAAAGCTCAAATGCGTTTTTTTTCAGACTTAGAAAAAGAAGGGACAGGTATTTGGTGGGCAGTATGCTCATTAGACAACAAAACATTTTACGGTGCAGGCGGGCTAAACAGTTTAAGCAAAGAACACAAAAAAGCAGAAATCGGTTTTTGGCTTTTGAAAGAGTTTTGGGGACAAGGTGTAATGATAGAAGTAATGCCAGTAATTTGCAATTACGGTTTTGACAACTTAGGACTACATAGAATTGAAGGGCTTGTTGAAACAGACAATTTGAACTGTAAAAACGCAATGAAAAAACTTGACTTCAAGCACGAAGGAACAATGCGAGACTGTGAAATTAAAAACGGAAAATTTATAAGTTTGGACATTTACGCTAAACTGAGAAGCGAATGA
- a CDS encoding GNAT family N-acetyltransferase — protein MKTTFKEIAHKSPEWTNAVKLREKILREPLGSIFTDQELEEEKYHFQIAGFIDDMIIATAVLVPEADVMKMQRVVVTETLRGMNIGSEMMVFCEKFAIDRKSKLIYCHARDSAVNFYIKNGYEGMGDYFDEDGIPHLKMKKNSS, from the coding sequence ATGAAAACAACATTTAAAGAGATTGCCCATAAAAGTCCAGAATGGACAAATGCGGTGAAACTTAGAGAAAAAATTCTCAGAGAACCACTTGGAAGTATCTTTACTGACCAGGAATTAGAAGAGGAGAAATATCATTTTCAAATAGCAGGTTTTATAGACGATATGATTATAGCCACTGCTGTTCTCGTACCCGAAGCTGATGTAATGAAAATGCAAAGAGTGGTTGTGACGGAAACACTTAGGGGGATGAATATTGGCTCAGAAATGATGGTCTTCTGCGAAAAATTTGCCATAGACCGGAAATCTAAATTAATCTATTGTCACGCTCGCGACTCAGCCGTAAACTTTTATATCAAAAATGGTTACGAAGGAATGGGAGACTATTTTGATGAAGATGGAATACCACATTTAAAGATGAAAAAAAACTCTAGCTAA
- a CDS encoding ABC transporter permease yields the protein MNINSVISKTYIFSNKRLTAVAVLGVLLGMSVYIFMNSLLVGFDRSSNTSVFRNTAHIRVYKDDEISKSLPKSNNENYIIINPKVVPNNNTIINPKLVIETILKQKEVTVASPQVNTNVFYNNGKSQISGLAVGIKPDEANLMYNIKSFMVEGEFDLLKSNPNGIIVGSGIAEKMNVTVSNNINLTSSKGINRTFKIIGIFKTNNSVTDKTKSYINLSASQQLLKQGNSYITDINVNVTDPEKAENVAAKLSQITGYKAEGWKQTNETLMATNKMRKMIITFVSLTILLVAGFGIYNILNMTVSQKINDIAILKAIGFKGKDVIRIFVTQAVSIGIMGVVGGVIVATMLITILKRVYLGGDIGYFPIDYEPTKFVQGIVIGLVITFFAGYIPAKKAANIDPVEILRK from the coding sequence ATGAATATTAATTCTGTTATTTCTAAAACCTATATTTTTTCAAATAAAAGACTTACAGCCGTTGCCGTTTTGGGTGTTTTATTAGGTATGTCTGTTTATATTTTTATGAATAGTTTGTTGGTAGGTTTTGATAGAAGCTCCAACACTTCTGTGTTTAGAAACACTGCGCATATACGAGTATATAAAGACGATGAAATAAGTAAAAGTTTACCAAAAAGCAATAATGAAAATTATATAATCATAAATCCAAAAGTAGTTCCAAATAATAATACAATCATAAATCCAAAATTGGTAATTGAAACAATTTTAAAACAAAAGGAAGTAACTGTTGCTTCCCCACAAGTTAATACCAATGTGTTTTATAACAACGGAAAATCGCAAATTTCCGGACTTGCAGTTGGAATTAAACCCGATGAAGCAAATTTGATGTATAACATAAAATCGTTTATGGTAGAAGGGGAATTTGATTTATTAAAGTCTAATCCGAACGGCATAATTGTCGGAAGTGGTATTGCAGAAAAAATGAATGTGACTGTAAGCAATAATATAAATCTCACTTCGTCAAAAGGCATTAACCGAACTTTTAAAATTATTGGCATTTTTAAAACCAATAATTCGGTAACCGACAAAACAAAATCGTATATCAATCTATCGGCTTCGCAACAACTTTTAAAACAAGGAAATTCTTACATAACAGATATCAATGTAAATGTTACCGACCCTGAAAAAGCAGAAAATGTTGCTGCCAAACTTTCGCAAATTACGGGCTACAAAGCAGAAGGCTGGAAGCAAACCAACGAAACACTAATGGCAACAAACAAGATGCGAAAAATGATTATCACTTTTGTATCACTCACTATTTTATTGGTCGCAGGATTTGGCATTTATAATATTTTGAATATGACCGTTTCACAAAAAATTAATGACATTGCAATTCTAAAAGCCATTGGTTTCAAAGGCAAAGATGTGATTCGAATTTTTGTAACACAAGCCGTTTCGATAGGAATAATGGGCGTTGTAGGTGGTGTAATTGTGGCAACTATGTTGATAACCATTTTAAAACGAGTGTATTTGGGTGGCGATATTGGTTATTTCCCGATTGATTATGAACCCACAAAATTTGTACAAGGAATCGTAATTGGTTTGGTAATTACTTTTTTCGCAGGATACATTCCAGCCAAAAAAGCTGCTAATATTGACCCCGTAGAAATTTTAAGAAAATAG
- a CDS encoding ABC transporter ATP-binding protein: protein MQTILKTENIDKHFHDPIDFQVLKNIEFEVRKGEFLSMIGKSGSGKSTLLYILSTMDTDYTGKLYIDDQLTTGLSKDKLAELRNEKIGFVFQFHYLLAEFSCLKNVMIPALKLGKLSEKEIEQKAFEKLKILGLEDQALKPANKLSGGQQQRVAIARALINDPLIIMGDEPTGNLDSKNTDIVFDIFQDLTKNYGQTIIAVTHDDDFAHKSDRIIEMKDGEILKK from the coding sequence ATGCAAACGATTTTAAAAACAGAAAATATTGACAAGCACTTCCATGACCCGATTGATTTTCAAGTGCTAAAAAATATAGAATTTGAAGTTAGAAAAGGCGAATTTTTATCAATGATCGGAAAGTCTGGAAGTGGAAAATCTACTTTGTTGTATATACTTTCTACAATGGACACGGATTATACAGGAAAATTATATATTGATGATCAACTTACAACGGGATTAAGTAAAGATAAATTAGCTGAACTTAGAAACGAAAAAATTGGTTTTGTATTTCAGTTTCATTATCTGTTGGCTGAATTTTCTTGCCTAAAAAATGTAATGATACCTGCCTTAAAATTAGGAAAATTATCAGAAAAAGAAATTGAACAAAAGGCCTTCGAGAAATTAAAAATTTTAGGATTAGAAGACCAGGCTTTAAAACCAGCCAATAAACTATCGGGCGGACAACAACAACGGGTAGCCATTGCAAGAGCCTTAATAAATGACCCTTTAATCATTATGGGCGATGAACCAACCGGGAATTTAGATAGTAAAAATACCGATATTGTTTTTGATATTTTTCAAGACCTTACAAAAAATTATGGGCAAACTATAATAGCCGTAACCCACGATGACGATTTTGCCCACAAAAGCGACCGTATAATAGAAATGAAAGATGGAGAAATATTGAAAAAATAG
- a CDS encoding HD domain-containing protein, whose amino-acid sequence MTRIKAVYEDLILRLGHSRTIASDKWDIISAAYNSSSRFYHNLNHLEAMLFELEKVKEEIKDWDSILFSLIYHDFVYDSFRGDNEALSAEFASTELTALNLNNEQIDKIKETILATKSHDFKSDHDMNVFLDADLSILGADKKMYDNYSRNVRLEFIQYPSFVFYQGRIKVLEYFLSHSSIYKTDFFKKQFEQKAVENLSRELNELKRMNKVFQRTDTNEFVQYLESDGDLSEFFHNAAKILDETKNIEKITYYPGWFDSGYYRFKYKGTPLHLEYDGMLGTLLRTESNATDADQSHAEEIFQELIEVRLTKEDLERVRKFYTDKNRNKITKTSK is encoded by the coding sequence ATGACACGGATTAAAGCAGTTTATGAAGATTTAATTTTACGTTTGGGTCATTCCCGGACTATCGCTTCTGATAAATGGGATATCATTTCTGCTGCTTACAATTCGTCTAGTCGATTCTACCACAACTTGAATCACCTGGAAGCAATGTTGTTTGAGTTGGAAAAGGTAAAAGAAGAAATTAAAGATTGGGACTCGATCCTATTCAGTCTTATTTATCATGATTTTGTATATGACTCATTCAGAGGAGATAATGAAGCATTAAGTGCGGAGTTTGCTTCAACAGAGTTAACTGCCTTAAATTTAAATAATGAACAAATTGATAAAATAAAAGAAACAATACTAGCGACTAAATCACACGATTTTAAGAGCGATCACGACATGAATGTTTTTTTGGACGCCGATCTTTCCATTTTAGGTGCTGATAAAAAGATGTATGACAACTATTCCAGAAATGTAAGACTTGAGTTTATTCAATATCCTAGTTTTGTGTTCTATCAAGGAAGGATTAAAGTCTTGGAATATTTCTTAAGTCATAGTAGTATCTATAAAACAGATTTTTTTAAAAAACAATTCGAGCAAAAAGCAGTTGAAAATTTAAGTCGGGAGTTGAACGAATTGAAACGAATGAATAAGGTGTTTCAAAGAACTGATACGAATGAATTTGTCCAATATTTAGAATCTGATGGTGATCTGTCTGAATTCTTTCATAACGCTGCAAAAATACTAGACGAAACAAAAAATATTGAAAAAATTACTTATTATCCAGGTTGGTTTGACTCTGGTTATTATCGGTTTAAGTATAAAGGAACACCATTACATTTAGAATATGATGGAATGCTTGGAACTTTGCTACGAACGGAATCAAATGCAACTGATGCTGATCAATCACATGCAGAAGAAATCTTTCAAGAATTAATTGAAGTACGATTAACAAAGGAGGACTTAGAACGAGTGAGAAAATTTTATACCGATAAAAACAGAAATAAGATCACTAAAACATCTAAATAA
- a CDS encoding GNAT family N-acetyltransferase, giving the protein MLTLIRTNSENKNFQNLVLELDKDLAKKNGDTNDFFAQYNKTDLIKNVVVALNDYLPVGCGAMKEFDNSTMEIKRMYVTIEMRGKGVAVAVLNDLESWAKELGYKKCVLETGDKMLEAIGLYKKSGYKIIKNYGQYENIESSICFEKEL; this is encoded by the coding sequence ATGTTAACATTAATCAGAACAAATTCAGAAAACAAAAATTTTCAAAACTTAGTATTAGAACTTGACAAAGATCTGGCAAAGAAGAATGGAGATACAAATGACTTTTTTGCACAGTATAATAAAACTGACCTTATTAAAAACGTAGTTGTTGCTTTGAATGACTATTTACCAGTTGGTTGTGGTGCAATGAAAGAATTTGACAATTCGACAATGGAAATAAAAAGAATGTATGTAACAATTGAGATGCGAGGAAAAGGTGTAGCTGTTGCAGTTTTGAATGATTTGGAAAGTTGGGCAAAGGAATTAGGTTATAAAAAATGTGTGTTAGAAACGGGTGACAAAATGCTTGAAGCAATTGGCTTATATAAAAAGAGTGGTTACAAAATCATCAAGAATTATGGACAATATGAAAATATTGAAAGTAGCATTTGTTTTGAAAAAGAGCTATAA
- a CDS encoding efflux RND transporter periplasmic adaptor subunit, which yields MKFITFFIAALCLLLFNSCKNEKEVKPIIQDIKELVFASGELEWDNAYNLTAQTDGVLLNANFEVGNKVLMGTVLASVDNKTNEINTQIAKEQLAIANENLTLNAPQIQQLEQNIQFAESKYKQDKIQAERYERLRQQDIGTKIEYENAQLNAQNSLANLSALQKQKLQVLQQAKVQQISTKGQVQNSEAVQKFNQIVVPESGTIIKKLKTKGDYVRKGEVIAVIADEQKVEAVLNVDENNIGKIKIGQSVFIQLNTDKKKIYNGKISEILPAFDEQTQSFICKVTFVETLNSSLFGTQLEANVLVGEKKNALLIPREYVGYGNKVNVKGKEQPVIIKSGILSTDYVDVLEGITKDDVLLPLKQ from the coding sequence ATGAAATTTATAACCTTTTTTATTGCTGCACTTTGTCTGCTTCTTTTTAATTCCTGTAAGAATGAAAAAGAAGTAAAACCCATAATTCAAGACATCAAGGAGTTAGTTTTTGCCTCCGGAGAATTGGAGTGGGATAATGCATATAATCTTACAGCACAAACCGATGGCGTTTTGCTCAATGCAAATTTTGAAGTGGGAAACAAAGTTTTGATGGGAACAGTTTTGGCAAGTGTAGACAACAAAACCAATGAAATAAATACACAAATTGCAAAAGAACAACTGGCTATTGCAAATGAGAACCTTACTTTAAATGCTCCTCAAATTCAGCAATTGGAACAAAACATTCAGTTTGCAGAAAGTAAATACAAGCAAGATAAAATTCAGGCTGAACGATACGAAAGACTAAGACAACAAGATATTGGTACCAAAATAGAATACGAAAATGCTCAATTGAATGCCCAAAATTCTTTAGCTAATTTAAGCGCGTTACAAAAACAAAAATTGCAAGTTTTACAACAAGCAAAAGTGCAGCAAATTTCTACAAAAGGCCAGGTGCAAAATAGCGAAGCTGTTCAAAAATTCAATCAGATAGTTGTACCAGAAAGTGGAACAATTATAAAAAAATTAAAAACAAAAGGCGATTATGTTCGCAAAGGCGAAGTAATTGCAGTAATAGCCGATGAGCAAAAAGTAGAAGCCGTTTTAAATGTTGATGAAAATAATATTGGTAAAATTAAAATTGGACAGTCGGTTTTTATTCAACTCAATACTGACAAAAAGAAAATTTACAATGGAAAAATTTCAGAAATTCTTCCTGCTTTTGATGAGCAAACGCAATCGTTTATTTGCAAAGTCACTTTTGTTGAAACATTAAACTCTTCGCTTTTTGGAACGCAGTTAGAAGCCAATGTTTTGGTAGGAGAAAAGAAAAATGCCTTATTAATTCCGAGAGAATATGTTGGCTACGGCAATAAAGTAAATGTGAAAGGAAAAGAACAACCTGTCATAATAAAATCGGGAATTCTTTCTACAGATTATGTTGATGTGCTTGAAGGAATTACAAAAGACGATGTTTTATTGCCTTTAAAACAATAA
- a CDS encoding cupin domain-containing protein, with translation MNITRLAFIVALAFTSQFAFSQTQKNNKMNLKDLHKDSIGVQTNMMFPATDGKVISLQIFKGSQLKEHITKVSALLICVKGNAVYEDEKGIKANLFSGDFVKIEPNVKHWVDGIEDSNLLLIK, from the coding sequence ATGAATATAACCAGATTAGCATTTATCGTAGCTCTTGCTTTTACAAGCCAATTTGCTTTTTCACAAACTCAAAAAAATAATAAAATGAACTTAAAAGATTTACACAAAGACAGTATTGGGGTGCAAACCAATATGATGTTTCCTGCTACTGATGGCAAAGTTATTTCACTGCAAATTTTTAAAGGTAGCCAATTAAAAGAGCATATTACAAAGGTTTCTGCATTGCTTATTTGTGTTAAAGGCAATGCCGTTTACGAAGATGAAAAAGGTATTAAAGCCAATTTATTTTCAGGTGATTTTGTGAAAATTGAACCCAATGTAAAACATTGGGTTGATGGAATTGAAGACAGCAATTTACTATTGATTAAATGA